From Salvia splendens isolate huo1 chromosome 3, SspV2, whole genome shotgun sequence, a single genomic window includes:
- the LOC121794920 gene encoding outer envelope pore protein 16-2, chloroplastic-like: MFDKKNLETRSVLDELRNFEKNVFFDLGHPLLNRIADCFVRAAGIGAVQALSKEAYFTAVEGCNGDTVASPKKARQVAALRGETNQKSVEALMKRTGKETLQWGMVAGVYSGLTYGLKEARGSHDWKNSALAGALTGGALALTLDHSSHEKVVQCVITGAALSTAANLLAGVL; encoded by the exons ATGTTTGACAAGAAAAATTTGGAGACTCGATCAGTTCTGGATGAACTGAGGAATTTTGAGAAGAATGTTTTCTTCGATCTCGGCCACCCTCTCCTCAACCGCATTGCTGACTGCTTCGTCCGAGCTGCCGGG ATTGGAGCAGTTCAAGCGTTATCAAAAGAAGCATATTTCACTGCTGTAGAAG GTTGCAATGGCGACACTGTTGCTTCTCCGAAGAAGGCGCGACAAGTAGCAGCCCTTAGAG GGGAAACTAATCAAAAATCAGTTGAGGCATTG ATGAAGAGGACTGGGAAGGAAACGCTACAATGGG GTATGGTAGCCGGAGTTTACTCAGGGCTTACCTATGGGTTGAAAGAGGCTAGGGGCAGCCACGATTGG AAAAACAGCGCGTTGGCCGGGGCCCTCACTGGAGGGGCCCTGGCGCTAACGCTTGACCATAGCTCCCACGAAAAGGTAGTGCAGTGTGTTATAACAGGAGCTGCTCTGTCCACCGCTGCTAATCTTCTTGCAGGGGTATTATAG